In a single window of the Helicobacter felis ATCC 49179 genome:
- a CDS encoding outer membrane beta-barrel protein yields the protein MRCFDTLTSAPNGKLAVSDSTQRNNIGTVIAYDSTQTSVLAQATQKILGAYSQSQHAKFFNPYGYTIQKMLSSVQPHRTNTNLYGVDIQTGYKQFFGKKKRWGLRYYASFSYNGGGEVIIDPQTMASITSPMEQG from the coding sequence ATGCGCTGTTTTGACACACTCACCAGTGCTCCTAATGGCAAGCTTGCAGTGTCTGACTCTACCCAAAGAAACAATATTGGAACCGTCATTGCATACGACTCCACCCAAACCTCCGTCCTTGCCCAAGCCACCCAAAAAATCCTAGGCGCATATTCCCAATCCCAGCATGCAAAGTTTTTTAACCCCTACGGCTACACCATCCAAAAAATGCTCTCCTCCGTGCAACCCCACCGCACTAACACCAATCTCTATGGGGTGGATATACAGACAGGTTACAAACAATTCTTTGGCAAAAAGAAACGCTGGGGATTACGCTACTACGCTAGCTTTAGTTACAACGGGGGGGGGGAGGTAATCATAGATCCACAAACTATGGCATCAATAACTTCGCCTATGGAGCAGGGATAG
- a CDS encoding acyl carrier protein: MTKYKSCFTAVLEISENEVNGLQYQDVPSWDSVGHMMLIASLEKTFNIKLSMDDVVDFTSFEKGIEILGKYGIKLDN; the protein is encoded by the coding sequence ATGACAAAATATAAATCATGTTTTACAGCAGTGCTAGAAATTAGTGAAAATGAAGTTAATGGTCTTCAATATCAAGATGTTCCTTCATGGGATAGTGTAGGACATATGATGCTTATAGCATCACTTGAGAAAACTTTTAATATCAAATTGAGCATGGATGATGTCGTTGATTTTACTTCTTTCGAAAAAGGCATAGAAATCCTAGGCAAATATGGTATTAAATTGGATAACTAA
- a CDS encoding outer membrane beta-barrel protein translates to MNNFAYGAGIDGLYNFFESKDHKYTSGLFLGLMFVGSSWDINSRSLKTILNTCKHSSACKLQMDRVTSSCP, encoded by the coding sequence ATCAATAACTTCGCCTATGGAGCAGGGATAGATGGTCTGTATAACTTCTTTGAGAGCAAGGATCACAAATACACCAGTGGGCTCTTTCTAGGCTTGATGTTTGTGGGCAGTTCGTGGGACATTAATAGCAGATCATTAAAAACAATTCTCAATACTTGCAAACACAGCAGTGCTTGCAAGCTACAAATGGACAGAGTTACTTCCAGTTGCCCTTAA
- a CDS encoding replication initiation protein produces the protein MDVVEQKQILMRQLNDLQALISVETDAVFKNALEQKQADCLKKLLELTKQVSTTPTSQIATPNQLKVIDTATQNTPNRQPATIESNTTNAEQQPLETQVITQPQPTIPHTISEKYVTFHNDVNSVSLGKLGTLETNLLFAIFNKLKDKQDELLVFDCDEIKTMVHAVKISKNELSGVVKRLWKNIRLANFWMLLPKRDESYMLFKTFAINYHDTKKTQIKSIEIQVNMPYFGYLLNFLNANFTSFELLEFQNIRSKYAKTLYRLLKQWRSTGVPPKKECSEFRELMGISSNIKLIEVIERDILKPALKELSKLPHFENLCYKKLTTKGMGNRITHIQFYFQPVTKTSKDREQAEHDLFSH, from the coding sequence GTGGATGTGGTGGAACAAAAGCAAATTTTAATGCGACAGCTCAACGATCTACAAGCCCTAATCAGTGTCGAAACAGACGCTGTATTTAAAAATGCTTTAGAACAAAAACAAGCAGATTGCCTAAAAAAACTATTAGAACTAACTAAGCAAGTTTCAACAACGCCCACTTCTCAAATTGCAACTCCAAACCAACTCAAAGTCATAGACACAGCCACACAAAATACACCAAACCGGCAACCGGCAACTATAGAATCCAATACAACCAACGCTGAGCAACAACCCCTAGAAACCCAAGTCATCACCCAACCCCAACCCACAATCCCCCATACCATCTCTGAAAAGTATGTTACTTTTCATAACGATGTCAATTCTGTCTCTCTAGGCAAACTAGGTACATTAGAAACAAACTTGCTCTTTGCAATCTTCAACAAGCTCAAAGACAAACAAGATGAGCTCTTGGTGTTTGATTGTGATGAGATCAAAACAATGGTGCATGCGGTTAAAATCAGTAAGAATGAATTAAGCGGTGTTGTTAAAAGACTTTGGAAAAACATCAGACTAGCTAACTTTTGGATGCTCCTACCCAAGAGAGATGAAAGCTACATGCTCTTTAAGACTTTTGCCATCAACTATCACGACACCAAAAAAACTCAAATCAAGAGCATAGAAATCCAAGTGAATATGCCCTACTTTGGTTATTTGCTCAATTTTTTAAACGCTAACTTCACTTCTTTTGAATTGCTAGAGTTTCAGAATATTCGTAGCAAATACGCTAAGACCCTATATCGCCTTCTTAAGCAATGGAGAAGCACGGGAGTGCCTCCAAAGAAAGAGTGTAGTGAGTTTAGGGAATTGATGGGAATCTCTAGCAATATTAAGCTAATTGAAGTAATTGAGCGCGACATCCTCAAACCCGCCCTCAAAGAACTCAGCAAACTCCCTCACTTTGAAAATCTTTGCTACAAAAAGTTAACAACCAAAGGCATGGGCAATCGTATCACTCACATTCAATTCTACTTCCAGCCCGTTACAAAGACTAGCAAAGACAGAGAACAAGCTGAACACGATCTATTTAGCCATTAA
- a CDS encoding DUF4135 domain-containing protein encodes MDALLHANLITCARDVVNVRVGLSDLHSLGFTSSLATTRDGQKFFVKQSIADPARIFYDMCDLLDVDVKKKEYVGNYHDLSITRFLPYEPNVKDARVFYRRMATLMALATALNLTDIHLENLLVHDQYPVILDFESLFTFKENQDLSDVESTLFVEQVSADFDGPIAKSFISALQGGAVRSKSFLHPFVVDDGSDNFRVSYRKLSNYESHNRIISGHRVVQPHHYLKTIISYFVKTMQGIRKNKLKILNLFSSVCLGSHRYRYILRPTAFYHFLFVRSHQPSEYMHLDAYWDKIRSKLDDVQVSHFCKSAKQEIIAYELEAIKNGLIPFFYRDSHTLNLYTIDSKVICHAFTQTLETNLVEKIHRISDRYIQENALIITKSLNKTGEIDQVARNAGWIV; translated from the coding sequence TTGGATGCCCTGCTTCACGCCAATTTAATTACGTGTGCACGGGATGTCGTAAATGTTAGAGTAGGGCTGAGTGATTTGCACTCCCTAGGTTTTACATCCTCTTTGGCGACGACTAGAGATGGACAGAAATTTTTTGTAAAGCAATCCATTGCTGATCCAGCAAGGATATTTTATGATATGTGCGATCTGTTGGATGTCGATGTAAAAAAGAAAGAATATGTCGGTAATTACCATGACTTAAGCATTACACGGTTTTTACCCTATGAGCCGAATGTCAAAGATGCTAGAGTCTTCTATAGGCGTATGGCGACATTAATGGCATTAGCTACAGCCTTAAATCTTACAGATATCCATTTAGAAAATCTCTTGGTCCATGACCAGTACCCCGTGATCTTGGATTTTGAATCTTTATTCACTTTCAAAGAAAATCAAGATTTAAGCGATGTGGAGTCCACCTTGTTTGTAGAGCAAGTTTCTGCCGACTTTGATGGACCCATAGCAAAAAGTTTTATCTCTGCCTTACAGGGTGGTGCAGTTAGAAGCAAGAGCTTTTTACATCCTTTTGTCGTTGACGATGGTAGCGATAATTTTAGAGTTAGCTATAGAAAATTGAGTAACTATGAGTCTCACAATAGGATTATTAGCGGTCATAGAGTCGTGCAACCACATCATTACTTGAAAACAATCATCAGCTATTTTGTAAAAACTATGCAAGGTATTAGGAAAAATAAGCTGAAGATATTGAACCTATTTTCTAGTGTTTGTCTAGGTAGTCATAGATATCGCTATATCTTACGCCCCACCGCTTTTTATCATTTCTTGTTTGTAAGGAGTCACCAGCCTTCAGAGTATATGCATTTGGATGCGTATTGGGATAAAATCCGATCTAAGCTTGATGATGTGCAGGTTAGCCATTTTTGCAAATCTGCCAAACAAGAGATTATTGCCTATGAACTTGAGGCAATCAAAAATGGGCTTATACCTTTCTTTTATAGAGATAGCCATACTCTCAACTTATATACAATAGATTCCAAAGTGATATGTCATGCTTTCACGCAGACTTTAGAAACAAATTTGGTAGAAAAAATACATAGGATTTCCGATCGCTATATCCAGGAAAACGCTTTGATTATTACCAAAAGCCTAAATAAAACTGGAGAAATTGACCAAGTGGCGCGCAACGCAGGATGGATCGTCTAG
- a CDS encoding coiled-coil domain-containing protein, producing the protein MGSIASINFKPTNNIQLHHNDRTIPPTYLLAKELGYGLGYGCECDRSGDDALALRHELITQAIERYRRTFNQPFKSRGVDKRISKVKRIEPRAYAQIMEQEKTRRKELERAHKEQLESLQANTENQQTELQALQQEKTTLEQTNTALTQENTELKNLNATQERTHQQTLTNKEQAYQQALELKNASIHALYHKNTTLSQENQTLKDNKTELETTLIDLVTIFVSQDKQDKKLTIKEAKPLLESVRKQMITINQGLGDLKLFTQEDYRALRALKDDGLSINGLKKRITQIEQEAKKRYEKLQEQYKDYLSPKQVEDKITATKALYEDYLSPSAVQELKQEHTKELESREQSHSKALQEKDIEHAQVLKEKDKTLEKVAQELKAKERQVQEHARDLADSNKALEKLTQELKAKDTEHTKELEALQTQHAKELEKARNEIDKDTKLQGYVGKVKDLLQKFVDQVINPMLEKLQTEKGAELKAVIQWKKDNEKEKAQYHAHLATLAYDLLAGKFPKINAIALLISRGGVKNAMNPEYFESIAKDRRDRFLNKHINEIEKSLNQELKPILAKIEQTREWEHKALLGGIRGLENGIAKLAEEFKNSDAYGQMLETAKGDAQYYKGKTLKLTTELEEKDKRIKNP; encoded by the coding sequence ATGGGTAGCATCGCATCAATCAACTTTAAACCCACAAACAACATACAGCTACACCATAACGACCGCACAATACCACCTACATATTTGCTAGCCAAAGAATTGGGTTATGGTTTGGGTTATGGTTGTGAATGTGATAGAAGCGGTGATGATGCGTTAGCATTAAGACATGAACTAATTACTCAGGCTATTGAGAGGTATAGGCGCACTTTCAATCAGCCCTTTAAATCCAGGGGTGTTGATAAACGCATTAGCAAGGTTAAACGCATTGAGCCTAGAGCTTATGCGCAGATCATGGAGCAAGAGAAAACAAGGCGCAAAGAATTAGAAAGAGCACATAAAGAGCAGTTAGAAAGTTTGCAAGCTAACACAGAGAATCAACAAACAGAGTTACAAGCTCTACAACAAGAAAAGACAACGCTAGAACAAACCAACACCGCTTTAACACAAGAAAACACAGAACTTAAAAATTTAAACGCCACACAAGAGCGCACACACCAACAAACTTTAACAAACAAAGAACAAGCGTATCAGCAAGCTTTAGAGTTAAAGAATGCAAGCATCCATGCACTTTATCACAAGAACACTACTCTATCTCAAGAGAATCAAACACTCAAAGACAACAAGACAGAACTAGAAACCACATTGATAGACCTTGTTACAATCTTTGTCTCACAAGACAAACAAGACAAAAAGCTCACTATCAAAGAAGCTAAACCCTTACTTGAGAGTGTGAGAAAACAAATGATTACCATTAATCAGGGCTTAGGTGATCTCAAACTCTTTACACAAGAGGATTACAGAGCTTTGCGAGCCTTAAAAGATGATGGCTTGAGTATTAATGGTTTAAAAAAACGCATCACACAGATAGAGCAAGAAGCTAAGAAGCGTTATGAGAAATTACAAGAGCAATACAAAGACTATCTAAGCCCCAAGCAAGTAGAGGATAAGATAACAGCCACAAAAGCCCTATACGAGGATTATCTAAGCCCTAGTGCTGTGCAAGAGCTCAAGCAAGAACACACTAAAGAGCTTGAGAGCAGAGAGCAAAGCCACAGCAAAGCTTTGCAAGAAAAAGACATAGAACATGCTCAAGTATTAAAAGAGAAAGATAAGACCTTAGAGAAAGTGGCACAAGAACTGAAGGCTAAAGAAAGGCAAGTGCAAGAGCATGCTAGAGATTTGGCTGATAGTAACAAAGCTTTAGAGAAACTAACACAAGAACTAAAAGCCAAAGATACAGAACACACCAAAGAGTTAGAGGCACTACAAACACAACACGCTAAAGAACTAGAAAAGGCTAGAAACGAGATTGATAAAGATACAAAGCTACAAGGGTATGTGGGCAAGGTAAAAGATCTGTTGCAAAAGTTTGTGGATCAAGTCATTAATCCTATGTTAGAGAAACTCCAAACAGAGAAAGGAGCAGAGCTTAAAGCTGTGATCCAGTGGAAGAAAGATAATGAGAAAGAAAAGGCTCAATACCACGCACACCTAGCAACCCTTGCATATGATTTACTTGCAGGGAAATTCCCAAAAATAAACGCGATAGCTTTACTAATAAGCAGAGGGGGGGTTAAAAATGCAATGAACCCAGAATACTTTGAGAGCATCGCCAAAGATAGGCGAGATAGGTTTTTAAACAAACACATCAATGAGATTGAAAAAAGCCTCAATCAAGAACTCAAGCCCATTCTTGCCAAGATAGAACAAACTAGAGAATGGGAGCATAAAGCCTTGTTAGGGGGGATAAGGGGACTAGAAAATGGCATAGCCAAACTAGCTGAAGAGTTTAAGAACAGCGATGCATATGGGCAAATGCTAGAGACAGCCAAAGGGGATGCCCAATACTATAAGGGCAAAACCTTGAAGCTCACAACGGAGCTAGAAGAGAAGGACAAAAGGATTAAAAACCCTTGA
- a CDS encoding replication initiation protein, which yields MDVVEQKQILMRQFNDLQALISIETDTAFRNALEQKQTDCLKKLTELAVQTARTHQFPDSAPPKKFLTPRTANQQPISTPSPATEITTQAPIQQQDPLETQLITQQQPTTHHAASEKYVTFHNDVNSVSLGKLGALETNLLFAIFNRLKDKQDELLVFEIDEIKAMIGAKTKVNINNLSKIVEKLWKNIRVANFWILYPRAKDGIMLFRRFRINYHDTKKTQVKSIEIQVNMPYFGYLLNFLNANFTSFELLEFQNIRSKYAKTLYRLLKQWRSTGVPPKKEWSEFRELMGISSNIKLIEVIERDILKPAIKELSKLPHFEHLCYKKLKQKAWAIVSPTFNSTSSQLLRLRKNKKKPTMI from the coding sequence ATGGATGTAGTAGAACAAAAACAAATCTTAATGCGACAATTCAACGATTTGCAAGCTCTAATTAGTATCGAAACAGACACTGCATTTAGGAACGCCTTAGAACAAAAGCAGACCGATTGTCTTAAAAAGTTAACTGAACTAGCCGTGCAGACAGCAAGAACTCACCAATTTCCAGACTCAGCTCCGCCCAAAAAGTTCCTCACACCGAGGACAGCAAACCAACAACCAATATCCACGCCATCCCCAGCTACAGAGATCACCACACAAGCTCCCATCCAACAACAAGACCCCCTAGAAACCCAACTTATCACCCAACAACAACCCACAACCCACCATGCTGCCTCCGAAAAGTATGTTACTTTCCACAACGATGTGAACTCTGTCTCTCTGGGCAAGCTTGGCGCACTAGAGACGAATTTGCTCTTTGCGATCTTCAACAGGCTCAAGGATAAACAAGATGAGCTCCTAGTGTTTGAGATTGATGAGATTAAAGCAATGATAGGAGCTAAGACTAAAGTTAATATCAACAACCTCTCCAAGATCGTTGAAAAGCTTTGGAAAAACATTAGAGTTGCTAACTTTTGGATTCTCTATCCCCGCGCTAAAGATGGCATCATGCTCTTTAGGAGGTTTCGCATTAACTATCACGACACCAAAAAAACTCAAGTCAAGAGCATAGAAATCCAAGTGAATATGCCCTACTTTGGTTATTTGCTCAATTTTTTAAACGCTAACTTCACTTCTTTTGAATTGCTAGAGTTTCAGAATATTCGTAGCAAATACGCTAAGACCCTATATCGCCTTCTTAAGCAGTGGAGAAGCACGGGAGTGCCTCCAAAGAAAGAGTGGAGTGAGTTTAGGGAATTGATGGGAATCTCTAGCAATATTAAGCTAATTGAAGTAATTGAGCGCGACATCCTCAAACCCGCCATCAAAGAACTCAGCAAACTCCCTCACTTTGAACACCTTTGCTACAAAAAACTAAAACAAAAGGCATGGGCAATCGTATCACCCACATTCAATTCTACTTCCAGCCAATTACTAAGACTAAGAAAGAACAAGAAAAAGCCCACCATGATCTAA
- a CDS encoding outer membrane beta-barrel protein yields the protein MQATNGQSYFQLPLTFGFRTNIGKHNGFEIGVRIPLLPMLNHYATIINDGTIWIDKQQIGFRRNASVYFNYVYNL from the coding sequence TTGCAAGCTACAAATGGACAGAGTTACTTCCAGTTGCCCTTAACCTTTGGATTTAGAACCAACATAGGCAAACACAATGGGTTTGAAATAGGGGTGCGCATTCCACTATTACCCATGCTCAACCACTATGCCACCATCATCAATGATGGGACAATCTGGATTGACAAACAACAGATCGGCTTTAGGCGCAACGCTTCGGTGTATTTCAACTATGTCTATAATCTTTAG